The following coding sequences lie in one Thermomicrobium sp. 4228-Ro genomic window:
- the recJ gene encoding single-stranded-DNA-specific exonuclease RecJ: MPRYRWREPAAVPDWAYSLADHPLVAALLYRRGIRDPQAAQRFLVPSLDDLADPHELPEIDRAVDLIARTSRNGGRVVIFGDYDVDGLTATTLLVHLFRSLGVEPVPMVPHRLRDGYGFRSHHVPRVLEHRPVLLVTVDCGTGDWEALEAVRQAGVPVIVLDHHDVHEAAWPAELVFVSAKRSDTPAPFRTLAAVGVAYQVARVVFGDRRAVRWLPLVALGTVADVVPLVGMNRVFVALGLDSFWDDAPIGLRALADHAGLRAGSHLTAWHCGYILGPRLNAAGRMDDPVLALELLLTDDASRARELARTLSELNAERQRAIERMLRDAEGRLRARQALPPVLVLADETWHVGLVGLAASKLVSRYARPVVLLSQEAEVSRGSARSVDGFDISLALERCRDLLLDHGGHSAAAGLTIPTERIAELEARLLELAWTAFGSDGPALPLDLDLELRPFQITLDTLDVLARLEPFGHGNPVPRCLVRDVLAMNPSVTQDGRHVRFTVVARDGTVRQAVWFDGGTEVDRLRAGERIDIAFTLRRNSWNGGERVELDVIDVRPTQGRSARSERAECVVD; this comes from the coding sequence ATGCCGCGTTACCGGTGGCGCGAGCCAGCTGCGGTACCGGACTGGGCATATTCACTGGCTGACCATCCACTCGTTGCGGCGCTCCTCTACCGGCGCGGCATTCGCGACCCGCAGGCTGCTCAGCGCTTTCTTGTCCCTTCGTTGGACGATCTGGCTGATCCGCACGAATTGCCGGAAATCGACCGTGCAGTCGACCTCATCGCGCGGACGAGTCGAAACGGTGGACGAGTCGTCATTTTCGGTGATTACGACGTCGATGGCCTGACGGCGACGACGCTCCTCGTCCACCTCTTTCGATCCCTCGGAGTCGAACCGGTACCGATGGTGCCGCACCGACTCCGGGACGGCTATGGATTCCGGTCCCACCATGTGCCGCGCGTGCTCGAGCACCGTCCTGTTCTGCTGGTCACGGTCGACTGTGGCACTGGGGATTGGGAGGCCCTAGAAGCGGTTCGGCAAGCGGGTGTGCCGGTGATCGTGCTGGATCATCACGATGTTCATGAGGCCGCGTGGCCCGCGGAACTCGTCTTCGTTTCGGCAAAACGCAGCGATACACCGGCCCCCTTCCGGACGCTGGCAGCGGTCGGCGTGGCCTATCAGGTCGCTCGGGTCGTCTTCGGTGATCGTCGCGCTGTACGCTGGTTGCCGCTCGTCGCACTGGGTACGGTCGCGGACGTGGTCCCGCTCGTCGGAATGAACCGGGTGTTCGTGGCGCTGGGGTTGGACTCCTTTTGGGATGATGCCCCGATCGGCTTGCGTGCGTTGGCCGATCACGCTGGCTTACGAGCTGGTAGCCATCTCACTGCCTGGCACTGCGGATACATTCTCGGCCCGCGGCTGAATGCAGCTGGACGCATGGATGATCCAGTTCTCGCACTCGAGCTGCTCTTGACCGATGACGCGAGTAGGGCACGCGAGTTGGCACGCACGCTCTCGGAGCTGAACGCGGAGCGGCAGCGCGCGATCGAACGGATGTTGCGCGATGCCGAGGGGCGACTGCGCGCCCGACAGGCGCTACCGCCGGTACTGGTGCTGGCGGACGAGACGTGGCACGTCGGTCTGGTCGGTCTGGCAGCCAGCAAGTTGGTCAGCCGGTACGCTCGGCCAGTCGTCTTGTTGTCGCAAGAAGCCGAGGTGAGCCGTGGTTCCGCCCGGAGCGTCGACGGCTTCGATATCTCGCTCGCGCTGGAGCGTTGTCGCGATCTCTTGCTCGATCACGGTGGGCACAGTGCTGCAGCCGGACTCACGATCCCGACGGAGCGGATCGCCGAACTCGAAGCGCGTCTCCTCGAACTGGCCTGGACAGCGTTCGGGAGTGATGGACCAGCGCTTCCGCTCGACCTGGATCTGGAACTTCGACCATTCCAGATCACCCTCGACACGCTGGACGTGCTGGCACGACTCGAACCGTTTGGGCACGGGAACCCTGTACCGCGATGTCTCGTGCGCGATGTGCTGGCCATGAATCCGTCGGTGACGCAGGATGGACGACACGTTCGTTTCACGGTGGTGGCTCGGGACGGAACAGTGCGCCAGGCGGTCTGGTTCGACGGGGGGACCGAAGTCGATCGCCTCCGTGCGGGTGAACGCATCGACATAGCCTTTACACTTCGCCGGAACAGTTGGAACGGTGGCGAGCGAGTCGAGCTCGACGTGATCGACGTGCGGCCGACACAGGGTCGATCAGCAAGGAGCGAGCGAGCAGAGTGCGTCGTCGATTAG
- a CDS encoding DUF1786 domain-containing protein, whose amino-acid sequence MNRTIRILAIDVGAGTQDIVLYDSACNPENFVKLVLPAPTQVVAARIRAVTTRGTPLHLAGFLMGGGASSDAIREHLRAGLPVTAHPEAACTLHNDLERVRALGIVLTELPPLGAEVVRLGDVDVPALATALRAFEIELPPIWAIAVQDHGYDERTDAHEYRYRFLQDLLAQTNDVRALAYRTPPPYLLRMRSVQQQVPGCVLMDTGPAAVLGALCDPTVWTAAQTHGAVVVNIGNMHTFAVALRGTRIYGLFEHHTGGVTPAVLAELVHALQEGTLQHEQVIALGGHGAVFTKGYRNAAPFPFVVITGPNRSLARPLGWYEAAPFGDMMVTGSYGLIEATLRLLERESGTVQPSLLPGAPA is encoded by the coding sequence ATGAACCGGACCATTCGTATCCTCGCTATCGATGTGGGGGCTGGAACACAGGACATCGTCCTGTATGACTCCGCGTGTAATCCGGAGAACTTCGTCAAGCTGGTGCTTCCCGCGCCGACACAAGTCGTCGCCGCCCGTATCCGCGCCGTGACGACCCGTGGCACCCCGCTCCATCTGGCTGGCTTTCTGATGGGTGGTGGCGCCAGCAGCGACGCTATCCGCGAGCATCTCAGAGCCGGTCTTCCGGTCACGGCCCATCCCGAGGCCGCGTGCACGCTCCATAACGACCTGGAGCGTGTTCGGGCACTCGGAATCGTGCTTACCGAGCTTCCGCCGCTCGGTGCCGAGGTCGTCCGGCTCGGTGATGTCGATGTCCCAGCACTGGCAACTGCGCTCCGTGCGTTCGAAATCGAGCTGCCACCGATCTGGGCGATCGCCGTGCAAGACCACGGGTACGACGAGCGGACGGACGCACACGAGTACCGATACCGCTTCTTGCAGGACCTTCTGGCCCAGACGAACGATGTGCGGGCGCTCGCCTACCGAACTCCTCCGCCATACTTGCTCCGCATGCGGAGCGTCCAACAGCAGGTTCCCGGGTGCGTGCTGATGGACACCGGACCAGCTGCCGTACTCGGCGCACTCTGCGATCCGACCGTCTGGACTGCCGCGCAGACGCACGGCGCCGTCGTGGTGAACATCGGGAACATGCACACCTTCGCTGTTGCCCTCCGCGGGACACGGATCTATGGCCTGTTCGAACACCACACCGGTGGGGTGACTCCAGCCGTGCTCGCCGAACTCGTTCATGCCCTGCAGGAAGGGACGCTGCAGCATGAGCAGGTCATCGCGCTCGGTGGCCACGGGGCAGTCTTCACGAAGGGTTACCGTAACGCTGCGCCGTTCCCCTTCGTCGTGATTACTGGCCCCAACCGATCGCTCGCTCGGCCACTCGGCTGGTACGAAGCAGCGCCGTTCGGTGACATGATGGTTACCGGCTCGTACGGCCTCATCGAGGCGACGTTACGACTGCTGGAACGAGAGTCCGGTACTGTCCAGCCGTCGCTCTTGCCTGGGGCACCCGCCTAA
- a CDS encoding metallophosphoesterase translates to MVSRRYRVVRIVAGCLAAASLTIAGTATLEPYALRTRYARVSLPRTFESIEGTRIAFATDFHVGGPGPSARNTVEAIARIRSWHPHLVLLGGDYFDQGNISETAVFDGLRDLQPVFAVLGNHDYRQGLHNAQRIVGLLAERGVRVLRNECVQVHLPDGGQLEVVALDDPYSGLHDTTLLTRPSNTRPRLLLAHSPSVLEAVPVGSADLGLFGHTHWGQVRLNWSRWLNPLDAAWYLDKIRRKPHARFQRGWFWVRGMLAYVSSGIGQTQLPFRLFAQPEVVLLEFDASGDDPRWPCDHPRRYVQEARSVSPRGTKR, encoded by the coding sequence ATGGTATCGCGACGCTACCGTGTAGTGCGAATTGTAGCCGGTTGCCTGGCGGCTGCCAGCCTCACCATCGCCGGTACAGCGACGCTCGAGCCGTATGCACTCCGCACGCGGTACGCCCGGGTATCTCTTCCGAGAACGTTCGAGTCCATAGAGGGTACGAGAATCGCCTTTGCCACCGATTTCCACGTTGGAGGTCCAGGCCCCTCCGCCCGAAACACGGTCGAAGCGATCGCGCGCATCCGATCGTGGCACCCCCACCTCGTTCTCCTCGGTGGCGACTACTTCGACCAGGGCAACATCAGCGAGACGGCGGTCTTCGACGGTCTGCGGGACCTGCAGCCCGTCTTCGCAGTTCTGGGCAATCACGATTACCGACAGGGATTGCACAATGCTCAGAGGATCGTTGGCTTGCTCGCGGAGCGCGGCGTGCGGGTGCTGCGGAACGAATGCGTTCAGGTCCACCTACCTGATGGTGGACAACTGGAAGTCGTCGCACTGGACGACCCGTATAGCGGCCTGCACGACACCACCCTCTTGACCCGGCCGTCGAACACGCGTCCACGCCTCCTGCTTGCCCATTCTCCTTCCGTCCTCGAAGCAGTCCCGGTGGGAAGCGCCGACCTCGGTCTCTTCGGCCACACGCACTGGGGGCAAGTTCGCTTGAACTGGTCGCGCTGGCTCAACCCGCTCGACGCTGCGTGGTATCTCGATAAAATCAGGAGGAAGCCGCATGCGCGTTTCCAGCGCGGCTGGTTTTGGGTACGCGGCATGCTCGCCTACGTGAGTTCGGGCATCGGACAGACACAACTCCCGTTTCGCCTCTTCGCTCAGCCGGAGGTCGTCCTCCTGGAGTTCGATGCCAGCGGCGATGATCCGCGCTGGCCGTGTGATCATCCGCGACGGTACGTCCAAGAAGCGCGCTCCGTATCGCCCCGGGGGACGAAACGATGA
- the ade gene encoding adenine deaminase, translating into MVNVGIADLTLEQWRRLLRVALGAEPADLVLRRARIVNVASGEVEEGDIAIAYGRIVGIGDYPEGHEELDVAGSYVAPSFIDGHVHVESSLLWIDQFARAVVPHGTGAVVTDPHEIANVAGLPGIQALAEAAGKLPIGIFFTIPSCVPASPFESAGAVLGARAIAEGLALPNAVALGEMMNFPGVLAGDAEIYEKLRLPARRRDGHAPGLRGRRLNAYVASGIGSDHESTQLEEAREKLRRGLRIMIREGSTEHNLLELLPLVTDTTYPRCCFASDDRDCATLLHDGHMDAVVRKAVAAGLDPIRAIRLATLNTAEYWGLDGYGLVAPGYWANLVVFDRLDDIRPSLVLYKGAIVARDGQALFTVEQAIPEWLLDTVHVAPVDRGQLRIPATGRLTAVEAIPGQIVTRAIEVEPTLRDGEVIADPDRDLLKLVVVERHRATGRVGVGLVRGFGLKRGAIGSSIAHDAHNIVVVGVDDDDILCAIDAIVSMKGGLVAVVGAEVRAKLPLPVAGILSPEPLERVAEAYERVEQAARELGSTVPAPFALLSFMALSVIPEARVTDQGLVVLR; encoded by the coding sequence ATGGTAAACGTCGGTATTGCAGACTTGACGCTCGAGCAGTGGCGACGGCTCCTGCGGGTGGCACTCGGTGCAGAACCGGCCGATCTCGTCCTGCGTCGTGCCCGAATCGTCAATGTCGCGAGCGGGGAAGTCGAAGAAGGCGATATCGCGATCGCGTACGGGCGGATCGTCGGGATCGGTGACTATCCGGAAGGGCATGAGGAACTCGACGTCGCTGGCTCCTATGTCGCCCCGTCGTTCATCGACGGGCATGTGCACGTCGAAAGTTCGCTCTTGTGGATCGACCAGTTCGCCCGTGCGGTCGTTCCGCATGGCACGGGTGCAGTGGTGACCGATCCGCACGAAATCGCGAACGTTGCCGGCCTGCCTGGCATCCAGGCGCTGGCGGAGGCCGCCGGAAAGCTTCCGATAGGCATCTTCTTCACGATCCCCTCGTGCGTGCCGGCGAGCCCGTTCGAAAGTGCTGGCGCGGTTCTGGGCGCGCGAGCGATCGCTGAGGGACTGGCATTGCCGAATGCCGTGGCGCTCGGCGAGATGATGAATTTCCCCGGAGTCCTCGCCGGCGATGCCGAGATCTACGAGAAATTGCGGCTACCGGCCCGTCGACGTGATGGCCATGCGCCTGGACTGCGTGGGCGTCGCCTCAACGCGTATGTCGCTTCCGGTATAGGGTCGGACCACGAATCGACCCAGCTCGAGGAGGCGCGCGAGAAGCTGCGCCGGGGTCTGCGCATCATGATCCGCGAGGGATCGACGGAACACAATCTTCTCGAATTGCTCCCGCTCGTGACCGATACAACCTATCCACGCTGTTGCTTCGCGAGTGACGACCGGGACTGCGCGACGTTGCTGCACGACGGTCACATGGACGCGGTGGTGCGGAAGGCGGTCGCTGCTGGTCTCGATCCGATCCGGGCGATTCGGCTCGCGACCTTGAACACCGCGGAGTACTGGGGGCTCGACGGGTACGGTCTGGTCGCACCTGGATACTGGGCCAATCTCGTCGTGTTCGACCGGCTGGACGATATCCGACCATCGCTCGTGCTGTACAAGGGCGCGATCGTCGCACGTGACGGGCAGGCGCTGTTCACCGTCGAGCAAGCGATTCCGGAGTGGTTACTCGATACCGTCCATGTGGCACCGGTTGATCGTGGGCAACTCCGGATTCCCGCCACCGGTCGTCTGACTGCAGTGGAGGCGATTCCGGGCCAGATCGTGACGCGGGCGATCGAGGTGGAACCGACGCTCCGTGACGGTGAGGTCATCGCTGATCCTGATCGGGACTTGCTGAAGCTCGTGGTGGTGGAGCGGCATCGAGCCACAGGACGGGTCGGTGTCGGTCTCGTCCGTGGGTTCGGGCTGAAGCGGGGAGCGATCGGGTCGTCGATCGCCCACGATGCGCACAACATCGTCGTCGTCGGTGTGGATGACGACGATATCCTCTGCGCCATCGATGCGATCGTGTCGATGAAGGGCGGGCTGGTCGCGGTCGTCGGCGCTGAAGTGAGAGCGAAGCTTCCGCTCCCGGTGGCAGGGATTCTCTCGCCGGAACCGCTCGAGCGGGTGGCGGAGGCATACGAGCGCGTGGAGCAGGCGGCACGTGAGCTGGGCAGTACGGTTCCGGCGCCGTTCGCGCTCCTCTCCTTCATGGCGCTCTCGGTGATTCCGGAGGCACGCGTGACCGATCAGGGGTTGGTCGTGTTACGCTGA
- a CDS encoding NUDIX hydrolase, whose translation MTVERVERSETIFQGRLLLVRRDEVVLPDGSHSIREVVHHPGAVAILPVRRDGSVVLVRQYRHAVGRMLLEVPAGTREPHETPEACAARELEEETGYRATEIRLLTRFFVSPGWTDEELSVYVAEGLERSTPRPAHDERLQVVILSPDEAYDAVRRGDICDAKSVVALLAFFGWKLA comes from the coding sequence ATGACAGTGGAACGCGTCGAACGAAGCGAGACGATCTTCCAGGGGCGGTTGCTTCTCGTCCGCCGGGACGAAGTCGTCTTACCAGACGGTTCGCATTCGATCCGGGAAGTGGTGCACCATCCCGGCGCGGTCGCGATCTTACCTGTGCGGCGTGACGGAAGCGTTGTCCTGGTTCGGCAGTATCGGCATGCGGTGGGGCGCATGTTGCTCGAGGTTCCGGCAGGCACCCGTGAACCGCACGAAACGCCGGAAGCGTGTGCCGCGCGGGAACTCGAGGAAGAGACTGGTTATCGGGCGACCGAGATACGTCTGTTGACGCGCTTCTTCGTGAGCCCCGGTTGGACCGATGAGGAACTCAGTGTCTATGTGGCAGAGGGGTTGGAGCGCAGCACGCCCCGTCCGGCACACGATGAGCGATTGCAAGTCGTGATCCTTTCGCCAGATGAAGCTTACGATGCGGTCCGTCGCGGGGATATCTGCGATGCCAAGAGTGTCGTTGCGTTGCTCGCCTTCTTCGGCTGGAAGCTGGCCTGA
- a CDS encoding helix-turn-helix domain-containing protein — MAVETHEETLSIHELAERSGVPPRRIRYYVAKGLLPPPLGRGPSARYGRQHLERLRAIKELRERRLGLEAIRERFAQSWPETPAGPSLWHQWELAPGVLLWVRVDLPEDERERVAALVDVGRRLLRRDDST, encoded by the coding sequence ATGGCAGTAGAGACCCACGAGGAAACCTTGTCGATACACGAACTCGCCGAGCGGAGCGGCGTCCCGCCCCGTCGTATCCGGTACTATGTGGCGAAGGGGCTCCTCCCACCTCCGTTGGGGCGTGGACCGAGCGCGAGGTACGGTCGGCAACACCTCGAGCGCCTCCGCGCGATCAAGGAACTGCGTGAACGTCGCCTGGGTCTGGAAGCGATTCGAGAACGCTTCGCGCAGTCCTGGCCGGAGACTCCAGCAGGGCCCTCGCTCTGGCACCAATGGGAGCTCGCACCGGGAGTGCTGCTCTGGGTCCGAGTCGATTTGCCGGAGGACGAGCGCGAGCGGGTCGCTGCTCTCGTCGATGTGGGACGACGGTTGTTGCGGCGGGACGATAGCACATGA
- a CDS encoding molybdopterin-dependent oxidoreductase → MRTLPTLPEFPVPESTKRYPANPRLHVYVGARLLACYRPDDLAPLERFEVTMPFVCSHGWQTPPQRWSGLSLRDLLWFAKYSGALSSVVVGAGDSVVILDAQEAARALLCDRLNGEPLPPEHGGPWRSFVPEAACTTSVKWVDRIILLEN, encoded by the coding sequence ATGCGTACTCTGCCGACTCTCCCGGAGTTCCCCGTTCCCGAGAGTACAAAGCGGTACCCGGCGAACCCGCGACTCCACGTGTACGTCGGGGCGCGCCTGCTCGCCTGCTATCGACCGGACGACCTCGCTCCTCTCGAACGATTCGAAGTCACCATGCCCTTCGTCTGTTCTCACGGGTGGCAGACGCCCCCACAACGATGGTCGGGTCTCTCACTCCGTGACCTGCTCTGGTTCGCCAAGTACAGCGGCGCGCTCAGCAGCGTCGTCGTTGGCGCGGGAGACTCTGTCGTCATACTCGACGCTCAGGAAGCAGCACGCGCTCTTCTTTGCGACCGTTTGAACGGGGAGCCATTGCCTCCCGAACACGGAGGTCCCTGGCGCTCGTTCGTACCGGAAGCCGCCTGCACGACGAGCGTCAAGTGGGTCGATCGGATCATCCTCCTCGAAAACTGA
- a CDS encoding BtpA/SgcQ family protein has translation MRTERTHRFLLAGVIHLLPLPGSPRARAFAEVRERALRDAEAYARGGMDMLLVENYGDAPFPKERVAPHVIAGMALIVDAVKRATGLPVGVNVLRNDAQAALGIAAMAGAQFIRVNVHVGAMLTDQGIIEGRADETLRYRKLLETPVEIWADVLVKHAAPLASLSLEDAARDTVQRGLADALIVTGQITGQPPNTADVARLRAAFPSVRLFLGSGVTADNVGSYLACADGAIVGTWTKVGGRTENPVDEQRVRQLVQAIGRS, from the coding sequence ATGCGAACGGAACGAACGCACAGGTTCTTACTGGCTGGCGTCATCCATCTCCTGCCCCTGCCCGGTAGCCCGCGCGCCCGCGCCTTCGCAGAGGTTCGCGAGCGCGCCCTGCGTGACGCCGAGGCGTACGCGCGAGGCGGGATGGACATGCTCCTCGTCGAGAACTACGGCGACGCTCCCTTCCCGAAGGAACGTGTTGCGCCACATGTCATCGCAGGCATGGCACTCATCGTCGACGCGGTCAAACGAGCGACCGGCCTCCCAGTGGGCGTCAACGTACTCCGCAACGACGCGCAGGCTGCACTCGGTATCGCTGCGATGGCCGGTGCACAGTTCATCCGCGTTAACGTCCACGTGGGTGCCATGCTCACCGATCAGGGCATCATCGAGGGCCGTGCCGATGAAACGCTTCGTTACCGCAAGTTACTCGAGACACCGGTGGAAATCTGGGCCGACGTCCTCGTCAAGCACGCTGCTCCCCTTGCCTCGCTATCCCTGGAAGACGCGGCACGCGACACCGTCCAGCGTGGGCTCGCCGATGCCCTGATCGTCACCGGCCAGATAACCGGTCAGCCTCCGAATACAGCGGACGTCGCCAGGCTCCGCGCGGCATTTCCGAGCGTTCGGCTCTTTCTCGGGAGTGGCGTGACGGCAGACAACGTCGGCTCCTATCTCGCCTGCGCCGATGGAGCGATCGTCGGTACGTGGACGAAGGTGGGGGGAAGAACCGAGAACCCGGTCGACGAGCAACGGGTCCGGCAACTCGTGCAGGCGATCGGGAGATCGTGA
- a CDS encoding metal-dependent transcriptional regulator: MRQQRRAGGRPAITQAMEDYLKVIYALEREEGRVTTQAIAARLGVQSPSVTNMLKRLAALHLVEHQPYRGVRLTERGRGIALEVIRHHRLLELFLAEVLDYPWEAVHEEADRLEHGLSEELESWIDARLGYPTADPHGHPIPRVDGSLPERPCVRLDGVRPGRAVEVLHVADHDREQLRYLAELGIRPGTRVEVVERLPFEGPLRIRVGDREHYVGPSLSRAVYVAAEGVGAPAPESE; the protein is encoded by the coding sequence GTGCGGCAACAACGGCGAGCCGGCGGACGGCCGGCGATCACCCAGGCGATGGAGGACTATCTCAAGGTGATCTATGCCCTCGAGCGCGAGGAGGGGCGGGTCACGACACAAGCGATCGCCGCGCGCCTTGGGGTCCAGAGTCCATCGGTGACCAATATGCTGAAGCGTCTCGCCGCGCTGCATTTAGTCGAACACCAACCCTACCGCGGCGTTCGTCTGACGGAACGAGGCCGGGGTATCGCGCTCGAGGTGATCCGTCACCATCGCTTGTTGGAACTCTTCCTCGCCGAAGTGCTCGACTACCCCTGGGAAGCGGTACACGAAGAAGCTGACCGGCTCGAGCATGGACTGTCCGAGGAGCTCGAGTCCTGGATCGATGCGCGGCTCGGCTATCCGACAGCTGATCCGCACGGTCATCCGATTCCACGGGTCGATGGTTCCCTTCCCGAACGGCCTTGCGTCCGTCTCGATGGCGTTCGGCCCGGACGTGCTGTCGAGGTCCTCCACGTGGCTGACCACGATCGAGAGCAGCTGCGTTACCTCGCTGAACTCGGTATTCGCCCCGGTACGCGTGTCGAAGTTGTCGAGCGACTCCCGTTCGAGGGCCCACTCCGCATTCGCGTCGGTGACCGGGAGCACTACGTCGGACCGTCCCTCTCACGGGCAGTGTACGTCGCAGCGGAAGGTGTGGGTGCGCCTGCGCCGGAGTCCGAGTAA